Proteins from a single region of Hordeum vulgare subsp. vulgare chromosome 6H, MorexV3_pseudomolecules_assembly, whole genome shotgun sequence:
- the LOC123406381 gene encoding transcription factor GTE4-like, with protein sequence MSRWAPEIKVYSRRNPRKNPKPPPEDPTPNPNPPPEPSPDPNPHPEPRPIPNSDPLEQTLASFRRSIRRSESEDAVPPLSDPAAPTSPSPLSPTSSLHGAPAAASGDFSSGLARDGAVVPNGHADIDVRAAADDKARKRRVRSELRRQLASELDQVRVLSKRLKAAGEALAVEASQPVPRPPPLLTAGYVHPQFSGSDAVTPVPAPVTASVPPVRSFLQRRPLIVPEVHIESLDKEKRTPKANQLYQNSEFLLAKDRIPPSDSHGRKKTKHHKKKHRSSTGAGYNAEQRLYSHAFKKSSSLLCRLMKHKFGWVFNKPVDPVALGLHDYFAIIKHPMDLGTIKGQLTRGHYRDPKEFANDVRLTFHNAMTYNPKGQDVHFMAEQLLGIFEAQWPEIEAEVDYLASCPPLPKKFPPPPIDLRLLERSDSLKPHMALDSKSRPISHTPISVRTPSLKKPKAKDLDKRDMTIDEKRKLSNNLQNLPPEKLDIVVQIIKNKNLSVRQHEDEIEVEIDSMDAETLWELDRFVANFKKNLSKQKRKAERAMLARQDVELRALHAAQQTSQQPNVGEKSPKLNLMVSEQLATSVPDQNNNNGPSASRSSSSSSSSSDSDSSSSDSDSDSSSTDGSNAANSS encoded by the exons ATGTCCCGGTGGGCGCCGGAGATCAAGGTCTATAGCCGCAGGAACCCCCgcaaaaaccctaaaccccctCCAGAAGACCCTACCCCAAATCCCAATCCCCCTCCAGAACCTAGCCCCGACCCCAATCCCCATCCAGAACCTCGCCCCATTCCTAATTCTGACCCTCTTGAGCAAACCCTAGCCTCGTTTCGTCGCTCGATTCGTCGCTCGGAGTCTGAGGATGCTGTGCCGCCGCTGTCCGATCCGGCCGCACCGACTTCCCCTTCCCCTCTTTCTCCCACATCGTCGCTGCATGGGGCACCGGCTGCCGCCTCCGGCGATTTCTCCTCCGGCCTTGCCCGGGATGGTGCCGTCGTTCCAAACGGCCATGCCGACATCGACGTCCGGGCGGCCGCGGATGACAAGGCTCGGAAGCGCAGGGTCCGGAGCGAGCTGCGTCGGCAGCTTGCGTCAGAGCTCGACCAGGTACGCGTGCTCTCCAAGCGGCTCAAGGCGGCTGGTGAGGCCTTGGCAGTTGAGGCATCCCAGCCCGTACCTCGGCCACCGCCTTTGCTCACTGCTGGGTATGTGCACCCCCAGTTCTCAGGCAGTGATGCTGTAACGCCGGTACCAGCCCCAGTTACTGCTTCTGTTCCTCCTGTCCGCTCGTTTCTGCAACGCCGACCGTTAATTGTGCCAGAAGTTCACATAGAATCGCTTGACAAGGAAAAGCGAACGCCAAAGGCCAATCAGCTTTACCAAAATTCAGAGTTCTTGCTTGCCAAAGATAGAATACCGCCATCAGATTCACATGGCCGGAAGAAAACCAAGCACCACAAGAAGAAACACCGTTCCTCAACAGGTGCAGGTTACAACGCTGAGCAGCGACTCTACTCCCATGCATTTAAGAAGTCTTCATCGCTGCTGTGCCGACTAATGAAGCACAAATTTGGGTGGGTGTTTAACAAGCCTGTCGATCCTGTTGCACTTGGGTTGCATGACTATTTTGCCATTATTAAGCACCCAATGGATCTTGGCACTATAAAGGGGCAGCTTACCCGTGGGCATTACAGGGACCCAAAGGAGTTTGCTAATGATGTACGGCTAACATTCCATAATGCCATGACGTATAATCCCAAAGGGCAGGATGTGCATTTCATGGCTGAGCAATTGTTAGGAATTTTTGAAGCTCAGTGGCCTGAGATTGAGGCCGAGGTTGACTACCTTGCGTCATGCCCACCTTTGCCGAAGAAGTTCCCACCTCCCCCGATTGACTTGCGCTTACTAGAGAGGTCAGATTCCTTAAAGCCCCATATGGCGCTGGACTCCAAGTCAAGGCCGATAAGTCATACTCCCATTAGTGTCCGCACTCCATCATTGAAGAAGCCGAAGGCAAAGGATCTGGATAAAAGAGATATGACGATAGATGAGAAGCGTAAACTTAGCAATAACCTTCAGAACTTGCCTCCTGAAAAGCTTGATATTGTTGTGCAGATCATTAAGAACAAGAATCTTTCGGTAAGGCAGCATGAAGATGAGATTGAGGTTGAGATAGATAGCATGGATGCAGAGACACTTTGGGAACTTGATAGATTTGttgccaacttcaagaagaacctCAGCAAGCAAAAGAGGAAGGCTGAGCGTGCAATGCTTGCAAGGCAAGATGTGGAGTTGCGTGCTCTGCATGCTGCACAACAAACA AGTCAACAACCTAATGTTGGTGAAAAATCTCCAAAGCTAA ATTTGATGGTGAgcgagcaattagcaacttctgtGCCagaccaaaataataataatgggcCGAGTGCCAGTAGATCTAGCAGCTCAAGCAGCTCCAGCAGCGATTCAGATTCCTCTTCTAGCG ACTCAGACAGTGACAGCTCTTCTACAGATGGATCAAATGCTGCCAATTCATCTTGA